Below is a window of Shinella sp. PSBB067 DNA.
CGATGACAGCCTTCTTGACGGCGTTCGGCGCATATTCGGCGACGCGCAGGCCCGCACGCGCCGGCACCAGCATGGCTATGCCGCGCGCCTGGCCGAGCTTCAGGGTCGCCGTCGCGTCCTTGTTGACGAAGGTCTGCTCGACGGCGGCTTCATCGGGCTGGTAGCTGTGCACGATCTCGGCAAGCCCGTCATGCAACTGGCAGAGGCGCGAGGCGAGATCCATCTCGCCGTCCGACGTCACGGTGCCCGAGGCGACGAAGCGCAGCGAATTGCCGAGCGTCTCGATGACGCCCCAGCCGGTGCGGCGAAGCCCCGGATCGATGCCGATGATGCGAATCGTGTCCTGCATTGTCCAACCCTAGTCCTGTCCGCCGGACCCTGCCAGCGAAATGTGAACAAAACAAAAACAAAGCACCATCTTCGCTTGCCGGCAAACCCCGCCGCACATACCGTCGTCATCCTCGGCCTCGTGCCGAGGATCTACCGACGCATCGAAAACCGCAACGTCAGCAGATCCTCGGGACAAGCCCGAGGATGACGGAGCAAGGGTTGTCGAACCTTGCCGCGGCCCACGGTTTCACGCTTCCATCAAATCCCCGCTTGGATTCGAGAAAACTGAACCTACATGGGGAAGCGATCAAAATCCCTTACAAAGAGGCCGCTCCCATGGTGCCCTTCTCCATCCTCGACCTGTCCCCGGTCATCGAAGGCGGCACCGTCGCCCAGTCGCTGGAAAATTCCCGCCTCCTGGCGCAGGAGGCCGAGGCGCACGGCTACCAGCGCTTCTGGCTCGCCGAGCACCACGGCATGCGCGGCATCGCCAGCGCCGCAACGTCCCTCGTCATCCAGCATGTCGCGGCCGGCACGAAAAGGATCCGCGTCGGTGCCGGCGGCATCATGCTGCCGAACCATTCGCCGCTCGTCATCGCCGAGCAGTTCGGCACGCTCGCCGCCCTCTTCCCGGATCGCATCGATCTCGGCCTCGGCCGCGCGCCGGGCACGGACATGCGCACCGCGCAGGCGCTGCGCCGCAACCTCGACAGCGCCGCCAACAATTTCCCGCAGGACGTCATCGAGCTGATGCAGTTCATGGGGCCGCCCGCGCCCGACCAGAAGGTCGTCGCCGTGCCCGGCGCGGACAGCAACGTGCCGGTCTGGCTGCTCGGCTCCAGCCATTATTCGGCGCATCTGGCCGGCATGCTCGGCCTGCCCTTCGCCTTCGCCTCGCATTTCGCGCCGGACATGCTGCTGACGGCGCTGGAAATCTACCGCGAGCGCTTCGAGCCGTCGCAATATCTCGACCGGCCCCATGTCATGGTCGGCGTGATGGGCGCGGCGGCCGATACGGATGAAGAGGCCGACTATCTCTTCACCTCCATGCAGCAATCCTTCGTGCGCCTTCGCCGCGGCACGCCCGGCGCCTTCCCGCCGCCGGTCGACAGCATGGACGGCTTCTGGAACGAGCAGGAGCGCATCATGGTGGAACACACGCTGCAATATGCGGTGGTCGGCGGGCCGGAGAAGATCGAACGCCGGATCGCCGACTTCCTCGCCCTCACCAAAGCGGACGAGCTGATCGTCTCCATGCCGGTCTATGACATGGAGGCGCGGGTGAAGTCGCTGCGGTTGTTTGCGGGGGCGCAGCATACGCTCGCGAAGGCGGTATAGCGAAGGCTCACAGCATTCGGATTGCTGGCGACACTCTGAAAGCTCTCTTCCGTCATGCTCGGGCCTGTCCCGAGCATCCGCCAGCGTCCCGGTTTTCGATGCGCCGGCAGATCCTCGGCACGAGGCCGAGGATGACGAAGATGGTAAAGCGGGGCTTGAAAACGAACGAAGGCCGGGGCCTTGCGGCACCCGGCCTTTCATCATGGCAGATGGGTGTCCGATCAGGCCGAGAGCTTGGCCATGACCTCGTCGGAGACCTCGAAGTTCGAGTAGACGTTCTGCACGTCGTCGTCGTCGTCAAGCGTGTCGATGAGCTTCATCAGCGACTGCGCCTTTTCCTCGTCGACCGGCACGGTGTTCTGCGGCTTCCAGATCGCCTTGACGGTCTCGGCCTCGCCGAGCGTGTCTTCCAGCGCCTTGGAGACCTCGCCGATGTCCTCGAAGCCGCAGATGATCGTGTGGCCGTCCTCGTCCGTCGTCACGTCTTCGGCGCCGGCCTCGATGGCGGCTTCCATGACGGCGTCGGCGCTGCCGGCGGAAAGCTTGTAGGTGATCTCGCCGACGCGATCGAAGGAGAAGGAGACCGAGCCGGTTTCGCCCAGTGCGCCGCCGGCCTTGGAGAAGGTCGAGCGGACGGAGGAGGCGGTGCGGTTGCGGTTGTCGGTCAGCGCCTCGACGATGACGGCGACGCCGCCCGGGCCGTAGCCCTCGTAGCGGACTTCCTCGTAGTTCTCGCTGTCGGCGCCGGAGGCCTTCTTGATCGCGCGCTCGATATTGTCCTTCGGCATGGACTGCGCCTTGGCGTTCTGGATCGCCAGACGCAAGCGGGCGTTCATCGCCGGGTCGGGCAGGCCGGTCTTGGCCGCAACCGTGATTTCACGGGCAAGCTTGGAGAACATTTTCGACCGCACGGCGTCCTGCCGACCCTTGCGGTGCATGATATTCTTGAACTGTGAATGGCCAGCCATGGCACCCCTGTCTAGTTTGGCGCCCGTCCTTCCGGTCGCCGGTCGCTGAGCGGGACATGACGACCGCGGCGATGCGCCGGCCTGCAGCCCGATTTTTGGAATGCCGCCTTATAATTTCATTGTCGCCGCGCGTCCAGCAGTCCGGCAAACAAAGCAGCACGGCGTTGATGGGCCCACGACGCCGATCACGATCCCTTGAGGCTCGATGCGGAACTTGTCCGCCGCATCCACGTTTCCCGCAGCATCACCCAACGATTGCGAGGAACAGCGATGTCCGATCTTACCCGCGCGCGCGAAAACCCGAAGGAACAGCTTTTCGACGAGATCGACCGGATTCATGCCGGCATGCTCGGCGTAGAGGGCAGCCACATGCACATGCAGCCGATGTCACCGCAGCTCGATCGCCAGAGCGCGACGATCTGGTTCTTCACCAGGACGGATACCGAGATCGTCGAGGCCGTTTCCCCGGGCGCTCGCGCGCATTTCTGCGTGGTCGGCAAGGACCACGACTATCACGCCTGCGTCGCGGGCAGGATTTCCGTGCGCAAGGACCCGGTCAAGATCGACGAATACTGGAGCTCGGTCGTCGAAGCGTGGTTCGACCACGGCAAGGACGATCCCAAGCTCACCATGCTGGCGCTGGAGATCGAGGACGCGGAGATCTGGGCCTCGACCGGCAGCACGCTGAAATTCGGCTGGGAGATCGCCAAGGCGAACCTCAACCCGGACGAGGAGCCCGATGTCGGCGTGAAGGCGCATCTCACCTTCGACACCGGGGGCTCGGCGGATCACCTGCGCCACATGGTCTGACCGAGGTCAACTCCAGAAGGCCGGCACCGTTTCGGCAAGGCGCGCCCCGAGGCGCAAAGGCGCGATCTTCTCGGCAAGGCCGGTGCGGTCGGAGATCTCGACCGCAAGGCCGCAGATCGTCGCCGGCCCGGAGGCCGCCTCGAAACGCCCGCGCGGCATCTTGGAAATAAAGCGGTTGAGCGGCTCTTCCTTGTCCATGCCCAGCGAGGAATCGTAGTCGCCGCACATTCCGGCATCCGACATGTAGCCCGTGCCGCCGTTCAGGATCTGGCAGTCGGCCGTCGGCACATGCGTGTGCGTGCCGACGACGACGCTGGCGCGTCCGTCGACGAAATGGCCGAAGCACTGCTTCTCGCTGGTGGCTTCCGCATGGAAATCGAAGATGACCGCATCCGCCTGCTCCCCGAGCGGGCAGGAGGCGAGGATCGCCTCGCCCGACGTGAAGGGGTCGTCCAGTTCGGGATGCATGAACACGCGGCCCATGATGTTGGCGACGAGGACGCGCGCGCCGTTGCGGGCGATGAACAGGTTGGCGCCGCGGCCGGGCGTGCCGGCGGGATAGTTCGCCGGCCGCAGGAACTGGTCGTGGCGGCTCGCGAAGGTCACGGCTTCCTTCTGGTCCCAGACGTGGTTGCCGGTCGTCACGACATCGGCGCCGGCATTGATAGTTCCCAGGAAGATGTCTTCCGTGATGCCGAACCCGCCGGCCGCGTTCTCGCCGTTGACGACGACGAAATCGAGCTTGAAGTCGCTGATCAGCCCCGGCAGGCGCTCCCAGACGGCGGTCCGCCCGGTCTTGCCCACCATGTCGCCCAGAAAGAGAAAACGCATCGAACTGCCTTATGAAACCTGTTGGAACATGCGGATACCGCTTTCCGTGAGGATCGCGTCCAGGGGGACGTCGTGCGGCTCGGCGGGTACTGATGCCACTTCCTGGCAGTCGAACGCAATGCCGATCAGCTTCGGCGCATGGCCCTTCGCCTTCAGCCGGTCGATTGCCCGGTCGTAATGGCCCGCGCCGTAGCCGATGCGATGCCCCGTGCGGTCGAAGGCCGAAAGCGGCACGAGCAGGATGTCGGGATCGATGACGGCGGCCTCCGGCCCCGGCCCCGTCGTGCCGAAGCCGGTCTTCACGACGGGCGCGCCCGCAACCAGCTCGCGGAAGATGATCGTCTCGCGGTCGAGCACGACGGGCAGGCAAAGCCGCGCGCCGCGGCTGCGCAGATGCGCCATCAGCGGCCGGACATCCGCTTCCGAGCG
It encodes the following:
- the ruvC gene encoding crossover junction endodeoxyribonuclease RuvC; translated protein: MQDTIRIIGIDPGLRRTGWGVIETLGNSLRFVASGTVTSDGEMDLASRLCQLHDGLAEIVHSYQPDEAAVEQTFVNKDATATLKLGQARGIAMLVPARAGLRVAEYAPNAVKKAVIGVGHGEKQQIHMMLKVLMPKATFVGNDAADALAIAICHAHNRQGLSGRLAKLAG
- a CDS encoding LLM class flavin-dependent oxidoreductase, with the translated sequence MVPFSILDLSPVIEGGTVAQSLENSRLLAQEAEAHGYQRFWLAEHHGMRGIASAATSLVIQHVAAGTKRIRVGAGGIMLPNHSPLVIAEQFGTLAALFPDRIDLGLGRAPGTDMRTAQALRRNLDSAANNFPQDVIELMQFMGPPAPDQKVVAVPGADSNVPVWLLGSSHYSAHLAGMLGLPFAFASHFAPDMLLTALEIYRERFEPSQYLDRPHVMVGVMGAAADTDEEADYLFTSMQQSFVRLRRGTPGAFPPPVDSMDGFWNEQERIMVEHTLQYAVVGGPEKIERRIADFLALTKADELIVSMPVYDMEARVKSLRLFAGAQHTLAKAV
- a CDS encoding YebC/PmpR family DNA-binding transcriptional regulator, producing MAGHSQFKNIMHRKGRQDAVRSKMFSKLAREITVAAKTGLPDPAMNARLRLAIQNAKAQSMPKDNIERAIKKASGADSENYEEVRYEGYGPGGVAVIVEALTDNRNRTASSVRSTFSKAGGALGETGSVSFSFDRVGEITYKLSAGSADAVMEAAIEAGAEDVTTDEDGHTIICGFEDIGEVSKALEDTLGEAETVKAIWKPQNTVPVDEEKAQSLMKLIDTLDDDDDVQNVYSNFEVSDEVMAKLSA
- a CDS encoding pyridoxamine 5'-phosphate oxidase family protein, with amino-acid sequence MSDLTRARENPKEQLFDEIDRIHAGMLGVEGSHMHMQPMSPQLDRQSATIWFFTRTDTEIVEAVSPGARAHFCVVGKDHDYHACVAGRISVRKDPVKIDEYWSSVVEAWFDHGKDDPKLTMLALEIEDAEIWASTGSTLKFGWEIAKANLNPDEEPDVGVKAHLTFDTGGSADHLRHMV
- a CDS encoding YmdB family metallophosphoesterase, with translation MRFLFLGDMVGKTGRTAVWERLPGLISDFKLDFVVVNGENAAGGFGITEDIFLGTINAGADVVTTGNHVWDQKEAVTFASRHDQFLRPANYPAGTPGRGANLFIARNGARVLVANIMGRVFMHPELDDPFTSGEAILASCPLGEQADAVIFDFHAEATSEKQCFGHFVDGRASVVVGTHTHVPTADCQILNGGTGYMSDAGMCGDYDSSLGMDKEEPLNRFISKMPRGRFEAASGPATICGLAVEISDRTGLAEKIAPLRLGARLAETVPAFWS
- a CDS encoding 5-formyltetrahydrofolate cyclo-ligase, with protein sequence MTPKEEKAAIRNERLALRDSMTPQARIEGSLAMVERAGDRIEFEPGAVVSGFWPIRSEADVRPLMAHLRSRGARLCLPVVLDRETIIFRELVAGAPVVKTGFGTTGPGPEAAVIDPDILLVPLSAFDRTGHRIGYGAGHYDRAIDRLKAKGHAPKLIGIAFDCQEVASVPAEPHDVPLDAILTESGIRMFQQVS